The following are encoded together in the Fundulus heteroclitus isolate FHET01 chromosome 19, MU-UCD_Fhet_4.1, whole genome shotgun sequence genome:
- the syf2 gene encoding pre-mRNA-splicing factor syf2 yields the protein MASCSKDTAAATEEETTETLASQKREERLRKFRELHFKRNEARKLNHQEVVEEDKRLKLPANWEAKKSRLEWELTENEKKKECAARGEDYNRVKLLEVTADEAERWERKKKKKNPDTGFAGYAEAQFRQYQRLTKQIRPDLQSYEKQREESGEDFYPTSNSLSYGTHVPTKDGIDRMVEDVEKQIEKRAKYSRRRAYNDDADIDYINERNAKFNKKAERFYGKYTAEIKQNLERGTAV from the exons ATGGCGTCCTGTAGTAAG GACACAGCCGCTGCTACTGAGGAAGAAACGACTGAAACGTTGGCTTCCCAGAAGAGAGAAGAGAGGCTCCGCAAATTCAGGGAGTTACATTTTAAACGG AATGAAGCTCGTAAACTGAATCAtcaggaggtggtggaggaggacaAGAGACTGAAACTTCCTGCCAACTGGGAAGCTAAAAAATCCAGACTGGAGTGGGAGCttactgaaaatgaaaagaagaag GAATGTGCTGCTCGCGGTGAGGACTATAACAGAGTGAAGCTGCTGGAGGTCACCGCCGATGAGGCAGAGCGAtgggagaggaagaaaaagaagaagaatccaGACACGGGATTTGCAG GTTATGCGGAGGCCCAATTCCGACAGTACCAGAGACTCACCAAGCAAATCAGACCAGACCTGCAAAGCTATGAGAAGCAAAGGGAGGAGAG CGGTGAGGACTTCTACCCCACGTCCAATAGCCTGAGCTACGGCACCCACGTTCCCACAAAGGACGGCATTGACCGCATGGTGGAGGATGTTGAGAAACA GATTGAGAAGCGCGCCAAGTACAGCCGGCGCAGGGCTTACAACGACGACGCAGACATCGACTACATCAACGAAAGGAACGCCAAGTTCAACAAGAAGGCGGAGCGCTTCTACGGCAAATACACGGCAGAGATCAAACAGAACTTGGAGAGAGGAACAGCTGTCTAG